The following are encoded in a window of Oreochromis aureus strain Israel breed Guangdong linkage group 10, ZZ_aureus, whole genome shotgun sequence genomic DNA:
- the btg3 gene encoding protein BTG3 has protein sequence MRREIAAVVFFLKRLVKKGEKLEAEKVELFVERLAVALQEKFKGHWYPENPSKGQAYRCIRVNRFHRQDPELLRACRESGIQYSDLGLPRELTLWVDPGEVCCRYGEQNPCFSIATFSSDDEDGKDVAKKVTSALERVTSDYHSGSSSDEESAHTSPLTIPSRCSASQKMNPSAPMWHPKKKGKGHILPQPHYNYRPRNRAPHSLRNNLWVPPVYRGGPGYWETHQNLAHCYS, from the exons ATGAGGAGAGAGATTGCAGCTGTGGTGTTCTTTCTGAAGAGGCTTGTGAAAAAGGGGGAGAAGTTGGAAGCGGAGAAGGTCGAGCTGTTTGTTGAGAGGCTGGCTGTGGCACTGCAGGAGAAGTTTAAGGGGCACTGGTATCCTGAAAACCCCAGCAAGGGACAAGCATACAG GTGCATCCGAGTGAACAGGTTTCACAGGCAGGATCCAGAGCTCCTTCGGGCCTGTCGTGAGAGTGGTATCCAGTACAGTGACCTGGGACTGCCTCGAGAACTCACATTGTGGGTGGACCCTGGGGAGGTTTGTTGCAG GTATGGTGAGCAAAATCCTTGCTTCTCAATTGCCACTTTCTCAAGTGACGATGAGGATGGCAAAGATGTTGCAAAGAAGGTGACCAGTGCACTGGAGAGGGTGACATCAGACTACCACTCTGGTTCCTCTTCTGATGAGGAGAGTGCCCACACTTCTCCCCTCACGATCCCCAGCAGATGCTCTGCTTCCCAG aaaATGAATCCATCTGCTCCTATGTGGCATcccaaaaagaaaggaaaaggtCATATCCTTCCACAGCCCCACTACAACTACAGGCCTCGGAACAGAGCCCCACACAGTTTGAGGAACAACCTGTGGGTCCCTCCTGTGTACAGGGGAGGGCCTGGATACTGGGAAACGCACCAAAATCTGGCACATTGTTACAGTTAG